One genomic window of Hydra vulgaris chromosome 03, alternate assembly HydraT2T_AEP includes the following:
- the LOC136078543 gene encoding uncharacterized protein LOC136078543, which translates to MVRNYIRTTSSGANGNWTMQNMTQAIEACNYNACSKNQAAVNFVVPKATLRRYLKKSSDQFPISNRRFCPIFSIKMKKLLAEYLIELSKRFFGRPKELKISGLDWLSGFLKRHNNISLRTPEMTSLGRIQGFNSPQVAIFFDLLRDLLRTHKFLPSRIFNADESGFPTVPTKIPKVFSVKSIKRVGKVVSAERGKTVTIVCSMNAVGTYIPPAFIFPRKRMRHDFLDNSPLDSVGFAHNFGWMTQEIFVDYLKHFAYHTKPTIADLVLLIVDNHNSHISFSAIEYCRKHSIVMLTLPPHATHMMQPLDVTFFSPFKTYYSQACDNWMVNHPGRPITEAQIPALVRHAYDRSATTGIARKGFEETGIWPFNPQIFSLTDFAPSLTSDSPIPKNQIISNNQSGILM; encoded by the exons ATGGTTCGCAACTATATCAGAACTACAAGTAGTGGTGCCAATGGAAATTGGACCATGCAGAACATGACTCAAGCTATTGAAGCTTGCAATTACAATGCTTGCAGCAAGAACCAAGCTGCTGTAAATTTTGTAGTTCCAAAAGCAACACTAAGGCGTTACCTTAAAAAATCTTCGGATCAATTTCCAATCAGCAATAGAAGGTTTTGTcctatattttcaataaaaatgaaaaaattacttgCAGAATATTTAATTGAGTTGAGCAAAAGATTTTTTGGTAGACCAAA GGAGTTAAAAATTTCTGGTCTTGACTGGTTAAGTGGATTTTTAAAACGCCACAACAATATTTCATTACGAACTCCTGAAATGACGTCTTTGGGTAGAATTCAAGGTTTTAACTCCCCACAggttgcaatattttttgatttacttcGAGATCTCTTGAGAACGCATAAATTTTTACCTTCAAGAATCTTCAATGCTGATGAAAGTGGGTTTCCCACTGTACCAACAAAAATCCCAAAAGTATTTTCAGTCAAAAGCATTAAAAGAGTGGGCAAAGTTGTTTCTGCTGAAAGAGGAAAAACCGTAACCATAGTTTGTAGTATGAATGCTGTTGGAACTTACATACCTCCAGCTTTTATTTTTCCACGAAAAAGAATGCGGCATGATTTTCTGGACAATTCTCCACTTGATTCCGTTGGCTTTGCCCATAACTTTGGTTGGATGACGCAGGAAATTTTTGTAGATTATTTAAAGCACTTTGCTTATCACACAAAACCAACTATTGCTGATCTTGTTCTGTTAATTGTGGATAACCATAACTCACACATAAGTTTTTCAGCCATTGAATACTGCAGAAAACATTCAATTGTAATGCTAACATTGCCACCACATGCCACCCATATGATGCAACCTCTGGATGTTACCTTCTTTTCACCATTCAAAACTTACTACAGTCAAGCTTGTGATAACTGGATGGTAAATCACCCAGGTAGACCAATCACTGAAGCACAGATTCCTGCACTTGTAAGACATGCATATGACCGATCAGCAACAACTGGCATTGCAAGAAAAGGATTTGAAGAAACTGGAATCTGGCCCTTCAATCCGCAGATCTTTTCTTTAACTGACTTTGCACCATCATTGACCAGTGATAGCCCAATACCAAAAAATCAGATTATATCAAATAATCAATCAGGAATATTAAtgtaa